AATTCaacgttttttaattctaaggCTATTGCTGATTTTGAGAAGATTGAAAGCAACATCTTCTCAGGTCTACAATGTTTGTTATGTAGGTAATCACAAACCTGTAATTTCTTGGTTTAATAGGTGTTACCAGACTCAGTGATTCAGAATCTGATACAGAACAACCATCAGTAAATGATGCTCTTCAAGATGTTCGGAAAGCATCCTCAGTTAAGTTCAATAATGTGTACACCCACTTTGACTCTTTTCAAAAGTACACTAGGCAAATTGAGGAAGCGAAAAAGTATGTTGAAAAGTATAATTCTAAGATGACAAAAGTCACTGAAAACCAGGCTGATATATTCAATTTGCTATCTGTGGGTGAAGGAAAATTTGAGGAGTTCAAAGTAACCCCAGCTGATTTACATTCAAGTGCTTTTGAGTCTTGTGACTCGGAACAAGAAGGTTGGGAGGAAATTCAAAACAGtgttgaaaaagaaaaaagcctCATTCCTGCAGAGGGATTGCAGGTTGTTGTTAATTTGCCTGAGAatgtgaaaaagaaaaaaggtaaGCTCATTTTTGTGTATAATGTTAAGGAGATTTAGGGATATAATATTCTAAATGCTTTATTTTCATAGGTATAGATTTACTAGCAACAATGAAGAGACGTCTGAATCGCATCCggaaagaaaatcaaattctcATTCATAAAGTCCACTTACTTTGCTGGATAGCTCATGGCAACTATGTAAACTCCGTAATAAACAGTACAGAAATCTTAGCTGCAGCTCTATCACTTATGCCTTCAGAACAAAGCTTTCCCTCAGAAAGGATTGATTTAACATATCTTGAACAGATTGTAGCTTGGTTCAAGAAAACTCAaagaaatgttgataaatCAGCACCTGAAAATATTGATCTAAAGCAGTGTTTGcaagatcaaatgaaaaacaaGGAGGCTTATAACAAGAAAATGTTGGCtctaatttttattgctataTTAAGGTCTTTTGGGGTGCAAACGCGTCTCGTGCTTTCATTGCAAGTGGAGCCATTAAGGCCTCCATCAACTGATCTTCATTATGAGGGAACTTCTAAAGCTAAAGATCAAAAAAGTAAAGTAAAGAATGTGTTGGGTACTCCAGTTAAGGCTGGTCCTTCTGgggttaaaataaatattgagaaaGCTACCCctgtgaagaaaaaaaaatcttctacagggcttaaagaagaaaataataaattgaagcCAAGTCCTGTGAAGCAAAGAAGGCGCACCAAAAGCCTGGAAAGTGCAGATGCAGCTAAAGATGATGTAAAGACTAGGAAACTACCTGAAGACATGGGccaaaaatgtatgaaaagcactgaaaatttaaaaaaaaaaactgcaaaggCTTCAGACACTATTAAAAAACCTTCTAGTGGAAAAGTTTCTCAGGATAACACTGATAAAAAGCTGCCTATGTCAAAACCAAGGAAAAGTTCAACTAATAGCGTTATTGAAGATACCACTagtaaaaatatagaaatatcCCACAAAAAGCCTCAATCTAGTAGTACTGGCTCTACACAGACTGACTTGAAAATTACTGAATCCAGAATTCATTCAAAGAGTGCTGAGTCATTGCAAAGCAAAAGAAGTACTAGGACCAGTCAAACACCTACCACAATTGAGAAACCATCATCAAAACCAAAAAACCACCCTAATgctaagaaaattaaaaccaaaactaagaaaatctcaaaaaacatCCAGCAATTGGATGGGCTTTACAGTTCAGACTCAAATGATGAAACATGGTTGCTGCAGCTTGATGGGGCTAACGACAAACCTACCATTAAACCCAATTTGAAATCGCTGAAAAGCAAAACAGGAACTTCAATTAAAGCACCTACGAAAAGGCCAGAAAAGCGGCCTAATCTACGGTCTTTAAAGGTGAAAAAAGCCGTTAATGTAAGTGATTCAGACAGCGAATTTGAGCCTTATGGCGGAGTTACGATGAAGGTGCGAATGGATGAAGCCGCGAGTCAGTTTAAAAAGCATCAAGAAGCAAAAATGATAGTGACAAATAAAGGAGATGTTAAGAAGGATATCATGAAGCTGGTGAAAACGAGCATTTTGACTCAAAGTCATTCGCAGAGAAATAGCAGCAGGTATGAAATTCTTATACACTTTTCTTACACTTTCAAATCATCATTATTTAAGACTGGCCTCTAAGCGAAAATCAATCCAACCAAATTCCGATGATAGCGATTATCTCCCGgaaccaataaaaaaaaagcacCACGATAGCGAAGACGACTTTGTGCCGAAAACTAAAGTCAAACGTCGGGTACAAGTGAAACCTGAGTTGCAAGACAATggtgaaaaaaagaaaaaagaagggAACGACGTTTGGGTTGAAGTTTTCTTGGAATCTGAAGAAAAATGGATTTGTGTCGATGTAGCTTTCGGGCAAGTTCACTGCATCAAAGAAATAATGGTAAGTCGTCATAAAATGGGAATGAAATTGAGTTctatagtatttttttgtttagcaACGAGCTTCCCACCCGATCACATATGTA
The DNA window shown above is from Euwallacea similis isolate ESF13 chromosome 2, ESF131.1, whole genome shotgun sequence and carries:
- the Xpc gene encoding DNA repair protein complementing XP-C cells homolog, with product MKRRRGGLRNFIESSSSEDEKSSPKKSPPSQKLTTNGDLSSSESDIETYLQKPEKLDLNSTFFNSKAIADFEKIESNIFSGVTRLSDSESDTEQPSVNDALQDVRKASSVKFNNVYTHFDSFQKYTRQIEEAKKYVEKYNSKMTKVTENQADIFNLLSVGEGKFEEFKVTPADLHSSAFESCDSEQEGWEEIQNSVEKEKSLIPAEGLQVVVNLPENVKKKKGIDLLATMKRRLNRIRKENQILIHKVHLLCWIAHGNYVNSVINSTEILAAALSLMPSEQSFPSERIDLTYLEQIVAWFKKTQRNVDKSAPENIDLKQCLQDQMKNKEAYNKKMLALIFIAILRSFGVQTRLVLSLQVEPLRPPSTDLHYEGTSKAKDQKSKVKNVLGTPVKAGPSGVKINIEKATPVKKKKSSTGLKEENNKLKPSPVKQRRRTKSLESADAAKDDVKTRKLPEDMGQKCMKSTENLKKKTAKASDTIKKPSSGKVSQDNTDKKLPMSKPRKSSTNSVIEDTTSKNIEISHKKPQSSSTGSTQTDLKITESRIHSKSAESLQSKRSTRTSQTPTTIEKPSSKPKNHPNAKKIKTKTKKISKNIQQLDGLYSSDSNDETWLLQLDGANDKPTIKPNLKSLKSKTGTSIKAPTKRPEKRPNLRSLKVKKAVNVSDSDSEFEPYGGVTMKVRMDEAASQFKKHQEAKMIVTNKGDVKKDIMKLVKTSILTQSHSQRNSSRLASKRKSIQPNSDDSDYLPEPIKKKHHDSEDDFVPKTKVKRRVQVKPELQDNGEKKKKEGNDVWVEVFLESEEKWICVDVAFGQVHCIKEIMQRASHPITYVVAWDNNNNLKDVTQRYCPNFNTVTRKLRADGKWWIESLSPFKALPTARDREEDEDLSRQQMDQPLPKAISEYKNHPLYVLRRHLLKFEAIYPPEPSTLGFIRGEAVYPRSCVYTLHSRDIWLKQAKVVKMREEPYKIVKARPRWDKLSNQIVTDQLLEIFGPWQVEDYVPPTAENGVVPRNAFGNVDLFKSCMLPKGCVHLKLPGLNKVAKRLNIDCASAITGFDFHGGWSHPIYDGFVACEEFKDQLVAAWEKEQDELDKKEQEKIDKRVYGNWKRLIRGLLIRERLKIKYNFSQPSTSAPKSKKGKVVFCTKKK